In the Candidatus Omnitrophota bacterium genome, one interval contains:
- the glmS gene encoding glutamine--fructose-6-phosphate transaminase (isomerizing): MCGIIGYVGYREAAPILIDGLKKLEYRGYDSSGVGVISSESGEIVVRKAPGKIRNLEEFIDSQRLPSAQVGISHTRWATHGAPSRVNAHPHGDNSRRILVVHNGIIENYQELKSELQKHGAEFVSETDTEVIAHLISRHYHGDFFAAVKNAIRQLKGAFAIGVLCKDEPGTVIAARVGSPLILGLGKNENFIASDVPAILDYTRRVIYLKDGEMAVIKKNKIELFTFAGKKVKAQPTTVTFSVDAVQKQGFAHFMLKEIHEQPDVIAQMLKTRVRNNHIRLDGMGLSDKQLKGIRKIFVVACGTAYHAGMVGKYVIEKLAGIPVSIDVSSEFRYRDPIVDKKTLVVAISQSGETADTLAAVKEARAKGAKVVSVCNVVGSSLARESDGILYTHAGPEVGVASTKAYTAQVCMLCLMALKLGAITKSVPDKERRRILDQLKKIPALYRIILKDKHEVARIGKENHHFGCFLFLGRNVNFPSALEGALKLKEISYVPAEGYAAGEMKHGPIALIDEYRAVVCIAPQSAVYEKMISNIQEIRARKGKIIAIATRGDKIIRQHANHVIDVPPTDEILTPLLAALPLQLIAYYIAVERSCDVDQPRNLAKSVTVE; encoded by the coding sequence ATGTGCGGAATCATCGGATACGTTGGATACAGAGAAGCCGCTCCGATCCTGATTGACGGCTTGAAAAAGCTTGAATACCGCGGATACGATTCCAGCGGTGTGGGCGTGATCTCCTCCGAAAGCGGGGAGATCGTTGTCCGCAAGGCGCCTGGAAAAATCAGGAACCTCGAAGAATTCATTGATTCGCAACGGCTTCCTTCGGCCCAGGTCGGCATTTCCCACACCCGCTGGGCCACGCACGGCGCCCCCAGCCGCGTCAACGCCCATCCTCACGGGGACAATTCCCGGCGCATCCTCGTCGTTCATAACGGCATCATCGAAAATTACCAGGAACTCAAGAGCGAGCTTCAGAAACACGGGGCCGAGTTCGTTTCGGAAACCGACACGGAAGTCATCGCCCACCTTATTTCCCGTCATTATCACGGAGATTTTTTCGCCGCGGTCAAGAACGCGATCCGCCAGCTCAAGGGCGCGTTTGCCATCGGCGTGCTCTGCAAAGACGAACCAGGAACGGTGATCGCCGCCCGAGTGGGGTCGCCCCTTATCCTGGGCCTCGGCAAAAATGAAAATTTCATCGCCTCGGACGTGCCCGCCATCCTCGACTATACCCGCCGCGTGATTTATCTGAAAGACGGCGAGATGGCCGTGATCAAAAAAAATAAAATTGAACTTTTTACGTTTGCCGGCAAAAAAGTCAAGGCCCAGCCGACCACCGTGACTTTCAGCGTGGACGCGGTGCAGAAGCAGGGGTTCGCGCATTTTATGCTGAAAGAGATCCATGAGCAGCCGGACGTGATCGCCCAGATGCTGAAAACCCGTGTCCGGAACAACCATATCCGGCTTGACGGGATGGGGCTTTCCGACAAACAGCTGAAAGGGATCCGCAAGATTTTTGTTGTTGCGTGCGGGACAGCTTACCACGCCGGGATGGTCGGTAAATACGTCATTGAGAAGCTGGCCGGGATCCCGGTCAGCATCGACGTTTCGAGCGAGTTCCGCTACCGCGATCCGATCGTGGATAAAAAGACGCTGGTCGTGGCGATCAGCCAGTCCGGGGAAACCGCCGACACGCTGGCCGCGGTCAAGGAAGCCAGGGCCAAGGGAGCCAAGGTGGTTTCGGTCTGCAACGTCGTCGGATCTTCGCTGGCCCGGGAATCGGACGGCATCCTGTATACTCATGCCGGGCCGGAGGTCGGAGTGGCCTCCACCAAGGCCTACACAGCCCAGGTCTGCATGCTTTGCCTCATGGCCCTGAAGCTGGGCGCGATCACGAAGTCGGTCCCGGACAAGGAGCGCCGTAGGATCCTGGATCAACTGAAAAAAATTCCCGCGCTTTACCGCATTATTCTTAAGGACAAGCACGAAGTTGCCAGGATCGGCAAGGAAAACCACCATTTCGGGTGTTTCCTGTTCCTGGGCCGCAATGTCAATTTCCCGTCGGCGCTGGAAGGCGCCTTAAAATTGAAGGAAATCTCTTATGTCCCGGCCGAGGGTTATGCCGCCGGAGAAATGAAGCACGGCCCCATCGCCCTGATCGACGAGTACCGCGCTGTCGTCTGCATCGCGCCGCAATCGGCGGTCTACGAGAAGATGATCTCCAATATCCAGGAGATCCGCGCCCGCAAGGGGAAGATCATCGCGATCGCCACCCGGGGAGACAAGATCATCCGCCAGCACGCGAATCACGTGATCGATGTCCCCCCGACCGACGAAATCCTCACGCCCCTGCTGGCCGCCCTGCCCCTGCAGTTGATCGCCTATTACATCGCTGTTGAGCGCAGCTGTGACGTGGACCAGCCGAGAAATCTGGCGAAATCGGTGACGGTGGAATAA
- the rsmI gene encoding 16S rRNA (cytidine(1402)-2'-O)-methyltransferase translates to MLYIVSTPIGNLKDITLRAIEVLKSVHLIAAEDTRHTRILTQHYQIETPTTSFFEHNQLKKADYLLGLLKEGKDVALVTDAGTPGISDPGFPLIRLVRENGIPVTTVPGPTALIAALTLSGLPMNRFVFEGFLPVKTAARRKRLEELKGERRTVIFYESPYRVGKCLEDIRDVLGDPEVVCVREITKKFEEVKKGRASELIKAFDAGSPRGEFVIVLNLAGRIDEGTEEE, encoded by the coding sequence ATGCTCTACATCGTCTCCACCCCTATCGGCAATCTTAAAGACATCACCCTCCGCGCGATTGAAGTCCTCAAGAGCGTTCATCTGATCGCCGCCGAAGACACGCGCCACACCCGCATCCTCACCCAGCATTACCAGATCGAAACGCCGACCACCAGTTTCTTTGAGCATAACCAGTTGAAAAAAGCCGATTATCTTTTGGGGCTTTTGAAAGAAGGGAAGGATGTCGCGCTTGTGACCGACGCGGGAACTCCGGGCATCAGCGATCCGGGCTTTCCCCTGATCCGCCTGGTCCGGGAGAACGGAATCCCCGTCACAACGGTTCCAGGCCCGACGGCGCTGATCGCGGCGTTGACCCTTTCGGGGTTGCCCATGAACCGGTTTGTGTTCGAAGGGTTTCTGCCGGTCAAGACCGCGGCAAGACGCAAGCGGCTGGAAGAGCTGAAAGGGGAACGCCGGACGGTGATCTTTTATGAGTCCCCTTACCGGGTGGGCAAATGCCTGGAAGATATCCGCGACGTCCTGGGCGACCCGGAGGTGGTGTGTGTGCGGGAGATCACGAAAAAATTTGAGGAAGTGAAGAAGGGCCGGGCCTCCGAGTTGATCAAGGCCTTTGACGCCGGCAGTCCCAGGGGCGAGTTTGTGATTGTGTTGAATTTAGCCGGCCGCATTGATGAGGGGACTGAAGAGGAGTGA